Below is a window of Humulus lupulus chromosome 9, drHumLupu1.1, whole genome shotgun sequence DNA.
CTTTTatcataaattatttatattttaaagatTTCTCTATTTTACAACAGctggaaaaagaaaagaaaaaatgctTCGGATGCTAAAATTGTCAAATTCAATTTTTCCTAGAAACTTTGTCCCGCCCAACCAATTTTATCAAATTGAATTTTGTATCATGAAAAAATCCTTGTTACattgaatattttatttgtagGTCCCGTGCGCTATTGAATGTGATATGCGTCTTTTCTTGCATGTGAAGTACTTGCTTTAAAAGGAATGTACTTCAAATGAATGAGTTAAATcatttttattgttgatttttcttttaataattattaattaaatatatgtgCCTGGACACCACTCagaaattattaaatttaaaaaatccaCGTAGGAATGGACTATTAATAAAAAGAGATTTTCAGACAGTAATTAACAACAGCAGTCCCTCCCTAGTCCAACCGAAATCTTTACTTTACgtacaaaaaaaattacaactttaatttattttattttttagtccctaatttattgttatttaaacAAATGACCCAACAAATAAAGCTCACCAGCTAATCTTCTTTGTCTCTTTTTCCCTTTTTCTGTACTCAAAACTCTGATTTCAGCTCCGAAGATCTTCTTTCCTTGGGGATTTCGGCTGAAAATGGAGGAAGTTGGGGTTTTGGAACTCAAAATCTAGGGTTTTAGTTAGGGCATTTGTCTGGGACGAAGTGCCTTCTACTCTGTTTTGGttaatatatttgtaattttgttgAGATTGATAGGAGGAGATGAAGCAGTTGGTAGGGAGACCGGGTTCTGGGAGTGGGTTAGTACTCCGATTAGGGCAAGTTGCTTGTGCTGCTGCTTCCATCGGAATCATGGTCTCTGCTAATGGCTTCGCTACTTTTACTGctttttggtatttttctaatattttttaattattttaatttgtttgaaTTTATCTGGTTCTGGGAATTTTTTCTTCTTGAGCTGTTTGTCTTGGATTTTTCTATTATGCGTGGAAGTTGGATATGAATGCGTTTTGGGTTAATCTTCTATGCTAACTAAATTGTAGTCAATATTCATGGTTGATTTCAAAATGGCCAATGCACCAATGTGTTCTATTCTAAGGTGTAATGCTGAAACTTTAGGCACACATAATCATAGTTACAGTTGTGAAAAAAGATTTTTAGTTTAATTGAAATTCATTGCAATTTGTTTGTCATCGATTCCTACTCTATACATGTTCCTAGTTGTCGTTTTAGTTGGGACACTGATGTTTTAAAGAAGTGAAAATGAGAACCCAAAAATTTAAGCATTTGGAAGTCAATTTTATGCTTTTGGACTCTTATTTTGGAGAGTTGAAAGTATACAAACGGGTTTTTTCTACTTTCTTTTCAGATAAGTTTAGTATTCGAGTTAGTGATCCTAGCAGTAGATTTTTTGTAATGACGGTGCTGTTAACTTGTTATATAATAGTTATAAGTTGGTTCATCAAATTGTACTTGCATTGGCACATGTTTTACGGGCTCCTATATATCTACCATTATAGTGGAGAAAGTCAACCAGAAAAATGAAAATCATCAAGTCTATGTTCTCTACATTGTCATAAAGGTTGTTTCATTACGGTAAAGTCTTCATAGGTTTCGTTTCATCCATGGATGGGGCACCTAACTTGAGTATTATTGGCGGAATTTTgataatttatataatttcaGGGCTTGAAGTACAGATATCAAATGCTCTTATATGACCTATTCTGCTGATTGAAAATCAGTATTgcatttttatcttttatttctcTTTCATGATGGCTTTCTGCTGCTTATTTTCAGGATTTAAATTGCTAACTAAACTGCTCGAAGTTAATTTTTTCTCATAGAAATGTTGAACAATGTTCTATTTGTGTGTTTCCCTCTAACTAGACTACCAAGAGCttttatgtttattgttgtattcaattttttttccttcCTTGAATTCAGCTACTTGATTGCATCAATGGGGCTTCAAGTTTTGTGGAGCTTAGGACTGGCATGTCTTGATGTTTATGCTTTGAGGAGAAAGAGGGACCTCCAAAATCCAATCCTAGTCAGCCTGTTTGTTGTTGGAGATTGGGTATCTTACTTATTTCTTACATGTCATAGCATTTCTTACATGACAATGTAGATCATGTCTTAATTTTTGTCTAAAATTTTAGAGATGATTTTGACTGTTCTGTTAAATCCTGCCAGACTTTTTATAATTACATTTGATATCTCCATTACCACAACTTTAGAGTGTTGTGCCCTTTGTTTTCATCCATTATCAGCATCTCAGTGATCATTCTTAAAAATCTGGCATTCATATCCTCACTGTGGATTGGACGACAGCTAGTCTCTACTACTGCTGTGCTTCTGGGAGGATTTTAAAAGAAACTTTTTAATCATTAGTTTGCATCACATACTGGCATTTCATTTTGTTTTCCCCTTTTAGATGGATGAATCGAAACTAGCTTCCTCCTCATTTGTCATTGTATTATTGTTGATGTGTCTCTTTTTCATTGGCTGGTTAACGAACATTGGTTATATGCTTATTTTTATGTTTACTGGCGTCATGCTCTTAAACACATAATAAGAAGGAacaattttggctatcacaaatGGTGCAGGTTACAGCTACACTATCACTGGCTGCTGCAAGCTCATCAGCAGGGATTGTAGTTCTATATGCAAAAGACATGAATTTCTGCACGTCTAAGTTTCACCTCCCATGCAATAACTTTCAGATTTCTGTTGCCTTGGCCTTCCTCACATGGGCCCTAATTGCCTTATCATCTTATGTGATGTTTTGGATCTTATTAACCTCAGTTTAAAAGATCTTTGCATACCTTCCTCACTATCAAGACTCGTACTACAGTTATCATTGATTTTCATTTGTAAGTGGTATTGTTCTATAGCAAGCAATTACTGGCTTCAACAGCCTTTGGGGATCTCTCATTCAGTTGCATCATCATTGTGTGCAAGCGCAACCTGCTGACCACACCTGAGCCGCACCCTCGTTTCATAGGGTTCCATCCCTTTATTATCAATCTCATCATTGGAGCTAGGCATGTGAATTCAAGTTGTGGCTTGCTATAGACTCTAaattttatattgttatataCTTGTTATGAAACAAAGAGGGTGAGGGAATCAAAATTTTGTCTGTAACTCTCCCAAATGTTTGCAGAAGTTGTATCCTCGCTTGAAAAGATGTATAATCAACTTGCAAATGAAATATCATTAATACTTTGTCAAACTCTCCATGAAGGCATGGAAATTAGTACAAGTTCTCCGTTCTGAAATTGTTTTATCATATTCTAGGGCCATTTGGCTTTGACTTGGCCAAAGGTGGTGGCCATTCCTTTAAGATTTAGCATTAATGTACACACCCAAAACCTCCTCTTACataataataatcttatttacaCATTAGTTCCTAAATATTGACATACAAAATTGTACGCTAATTTCTGAGTGTATAAAATTCCAgtaaaaaaaattccatattatTAAGTTTATGTGAAATTACATTTGCATTATATTATTTTCTACTCACCAATAACAAATGACATAAATAAATTATTCTGGTCAACCTGGATCTAATACATACAGTCAAAAAGAAAGGAAACTAAACAAGTTGTTGCTACATGAAAACCGTTTTTAGATGTCTGTACCAAATGTCATCAGAATCATCACATAACGATCTCTGGCTTCAAAATGCTTGATTTGATCTCTTTGTGGGGGAGCACAACACCTCCATTACTATAAATTTCATCACCTATATGAACATCTTCTCCTAAGATTGTCATGTTCTCTATCCTAGCCCACCTGCCAACAGTCGAATGCCAACCAATGATACTGCCGGAAATGCAAGCATGCTTCTTGACTCGAACTCCACGCATTACGGTACAGTTTGAGAGCCTGACACCTGACTCGAT
It encodes the following:
- the LOC133801329 gene encoding CASP-like protein 5B2 — translated: MKQLVGRPGSGSGLVLRLGQVACAAASIGIMVSANGFATFTAFCYLIASMGLQVLWSLGLACLDVYALRRKRDLQNPILVSLFVVGDWVTATLSLAAASSSAGIVVLYAKDMNFCTSKFHLPCNNFQISVALAFLTWALIALSSYVMFWILLTSV